The genomic segment CGGATCATGGTTCCTCGTGGTCCGGCGTCGCGGGCATGGGCATGTTCAGCGGGCTACCCGTTTGGCCAGTCTGGCCTCCAGCAGGCGCAGAAGGTGGGAGATGCTGAGGGTCATGGCCAGATAGACGACGCCAACGGCCATGTAGACCTCGAAGGCCCGGAAGGTCACGGCCACGATCTCCTGGCCGGTGCGCAAAAGTTCACCCACGCCGATGACCATGAGGAGCGATGTGTCCTTCAGGCTGATGATGAACTGGTTGCCGAGGGGCGGGATCATCCGCCGGAATGCTTGGGGCCAGACCACGTAGCGCATGGTCTGCATCCTGGTCAGGCCGATGGACCGGCCGGCCTCGCTCTGGCCTTTGTTGATGGACTGCACGGCCCCCCGGACGATCTCGGCGATATAGGCCCCGGAGTTGACGGCGATGATGACGACTCCGGCCACCAGCGGCGGGATGCGGATGCCCATGGCCATGGGAACCCCGTAGTAGAGGAACATGGCCTGGACGAGCATGGGCGTGCCCCGGATGCATTCGACGTAGACCCCGGCGGCCTTGCGGAGGACAAAGGACCGGGAGAGTTTCATGAGCCCGGCCAGGGCTCCGAAGGCGAACCCCAGGGACAGGCCGCCCACGGTGATGAGCACCGTGTATTTGAGGCCCCGCATGAGCATGGGAAAGGTGTCGAAGACGACCTGAAGTTCGAAATTAAAGGCCATGGGCAATGGTCCGATGTCGGAGCCGGGAAGGGGTCCCGGCTCCGTTTGTTTCGGCTCGGGTTATTTGGGCTCGGTGCCGAACCACTTCAGGTAGAGGTCGCGGTAGGAGCCGTCGTCCTTCATCTTCTGCAGGGCGGCGT from the Deltaproteobacteria bacterium genome contains:
- a CDS encoding amino acid ABC transporter permease, translated to MAFNFELQVVFDTFPMLMRGLKYTVLITVGGLSLGFAFGALAGLMKLSRSFVLRKAAGVYVECIRGTPMLVQAMFLYYGVPMAMGIRIPPLVAGVVIIAVNSGAYIAEIVRGAVQSINKGQSEAGRSIGLTRMQTMRYVVWPQAFRRMIPPLGNQFIISLKDTSLLMVIGVGELLRTGQEIVAVTFRAFEVYMAVGVVYLAMTLSISHLLRLLEARLAKRVAR